One genomic segment of Hordeum vulgare subsp. vulgare chromosome 2H, MorexV3_pseudomolecules_assembly, whole genome shotgun sequence includes these proteins:
- the LOC123427663 gene encoding G-type lectin S-receptor-like serine/threonine-protein kinase SD2-5, which produces MSWAETMLMFLLFALSIPPFFQAWSIDYPSPIANVPSHWTNNNATIPYNATYADGSTIRAILVRQNPVGYAPSFASGFICAAPCDGAFLFAVFSVSIGGFSTSAPANATAAPRVVWAANRHRPVKENASVQLTKDGNLILRDFDGSLVWSTNTLHGPVVGVNLADTGNLILFDVMGKTAWESFEHPTDTLLIGQSLRQGKRLTSASSNLAQGQFYLTVLEHGIYAFVDADTPQSYYQKRFNITDATVQSKMNISSDEPKNGTAYISLLRGSLSAFLSLSNTSIKLFNMSLPWPSSAQLMSLEDDGHLRLYGWNGLSWKSLADVLNVDPEDCAYPTVCGEYGICSEGQCTCPAGNPGDTLFRQLDGRLPNLGCSPATPLSCDLIQHQRLLPLPDVTYFSFADDWTTDEESCMGACLKACSCKAVFFRHQNESYGSCYLMPKIFSLMHYEAGTIGYNLSAYIKVQMLPPPLSSKGLNATAYHVGVPVLVVLICVLLLFIKRAISKRMQEDDPFKGIPGMPTRFSYKQLKEATNNFSKKLGQGGFGPVYEGKHGTAKIAVKCLQDIGHGKEEFMAEVITIGSIHHINLVRLVGYCSDKLHRLLVYEHMSNGSLDKWIFRKNQSDSLSWASRYRIILDVAKGLAYLHEECRQKIVHLDIKPGNILLDDKFNAKISDFGLAKLIDRDQSQVMTKVRGTRGYLAPEWLTSTITEKADIYSFGVVVLEIVSRRKILDDTKPEGSTNLINLLQEKIKIGQVLDIVENQNEDVQLHRAEMIEVIKLAVWCLQRECTKRPAMSQVVKILESAMDTEASSETTSRDDICDASSPLSPVPVSAR; this is translated from the coding sequence ATGTCCTGGGCTGAAACCATGCTGATGTTCCTCCTCTTCGCGCTATCCATCCCTCCCTTCTTCCAAGCTTGGTCCATCGATTATCCGAGCCCCATCGCCAACGTTCCTTCCCACTGGACCAACAACAACGCCACCATCCCCTACAATGCCACATACGCCGACGGCTCGACGATCAGGGCCATCCTCGTCAGGCAAAACCCCGTCGGGTATGCCCCGTCCTTCGCCAGCGGCTTCATCTGCGCCGCTCCCTGCGACGGGGCTTTCCTCTTCGCGGTCTTCTCCGTGTCCATTGGTGGTTTCAGCACCAGCGCCCCAGCTAATGCCACGGCCGCACCGAGGGTCGTGTGGGCGGCCAACAGGCACCGTCCGGTGAAGGAGAATGCATCTGTCCAGCTCACCAAGGATGGCAATCTCATACTCCGAGACTTTGATGGCTCGCTGGTCTGGTCCACAAACACTTTGCACGGCCCCGTCGTCGGTGTGAATCTGGCTGACACCGGCAACCTGATCCTCTTCGATGTGATGGGGAAGACGGCGTGGGAGTCGTTTGAGCACCCTACCGACACGCTCCTTATCGGGCAGTCACTGAGGCAAGGGAAGAGGCTTACTTCAGCTTCCTCAAACTTGGCTCAAGGTCAGTTCTACCTCACCGTGCTTGAACACGGCATATATGCTTTCGTCGATGCAGATACTCCACAGTCCTACTATCAGAAAAGATTTAATATCACCGATGCAACTGTTCAATCAAAGATGAACATATCCTCTGATGAACCAAAGAATGGCACGGCCTACATTTCCTTGTTACGAGGCAGCCTCTCAGCATTTCTCAGCTTAAGCAACACAAGCATCAAGTTATTCAACATGTCGCTGCCATGGCCATCTTCAGCACAGCTCATGAGTCTCGAGGATGATGGGCACCTGCGCCTTTATGGCTGGAACGGTCTCTCATGGAAGTCTTTGGCTGATGTTCTGAATGTCGATCCAGAGGATTGTGCATATCCAACAGTGTGTGGAGAGTATGGGATTTGTTCAGAGGGACAATGTACTTGTCCAGCTGGTAATCCTGGAGACACACTTTTCCGTCAGTTGGACGGCCGTCTACCTAATCTGGGTTGTTCCCCAGCAACTCCATTGTCTTGTGACTTGATCCAGCACCAACGGCTTTTGCCTCTCCCAGATGTCACATATTTCAGTTTTGCAGATGATTGGACTACTGATGAAGAGAGCTGCATGGGCGCATGCTTGAAGGCCTGTTCGTGCAAAGCTGTCTTCTTCCGGCATCAAAATGAGTCTTATGGTTCTTGTTATCTGATGCCAAAGATTTTTTCACTTATGCATTACGAAGCTGGAACCATTGGATATAATTTATCTGCATACATCAAAGTGCAGATGTTACCTCCACCCCTGTCGAGTAAAGGCTTGAATGCAACTGCTTACCATGTTGGTGTTCCTGTTCTAGTAGTGCTCATCTGTGTACTCCTTCTGTTcatcaaaagagcaatatcaaagAGGATGCAAGAGGACGATCCATTTAAAGGGATTCCTGGGATGCCAACACGGTTCTCCTATAAGCAGCTGAAAGAAGCAACAAATAACTTCAGCAAAAAACTGGGGCAAGGAGGATTCGGTCCAGTATATGAGGGAAAACATGGAACTGCCAAAATTGCTGTTAAATGCTTGCAGGACATTGGACATGGCAAGGAAGAATTCATGGCCGAAGTCATCACAATTGGCAGCATTCATCATATAAATCTTGTTAGGTTGGTAGGTTACTGCTCTGACAAATTGCACAGGCTCCTCGTTTATGAGCATATGAGCAATGGTTCTCTGGATAAATGGATCTTCAGAAAAAATCAAAGTGATTCACTCAGTTGGGCATCTCGATATAGGATTATCCTTGACGTCGCCAAGGGCTTAGCCTATCTTCATGAAGAATGCCGACAGAAGATTGTTCACCTAGATATCAAGCCTGGAAATATCCTCCTTGATGACAAGTTTAATGCAAAGATATCTGATTTTGGTTTAGCGAAGCTCATTGATAGGGATCAAAGCCAAGTCATGACCAAAGTTAGAGGAACAAGGGGCTATTTAGCACCAGAGTGGTTGACATCAACGATTACAGAAAAGGCCGATATCTACAGCTTTGGTGTTGTTGTGCTGGAAATCGTGAGCCGGAGGAAAATACTGGATGATACTAAGCCTGAAGGGAGCACCAATCTGATTAACCTACTGCAAGAGAAAATCAAGATTGGGCAAGTCCTGGATATAGTGGAGAATCAGAATGAAGATGTTCAGTTACATCGTGCAGAGATGATAGAAGTCATCAAGCTTGCAGTCTGGTGCTTGCAGCGCGAGTGCACCAAGCGACCAGCCATGTCACAGGTTGTGAAGATCTTGGAAAGTGCAATGGACACAGAAGCCAGTTCTGAGACAACTAGCAGAGATGACATTTGTGACGCTTCATCCCCGCTGTCCCCGGTGCCAGTGTCAGCAAGATGA